One window of Hymenobacter sp. BRD128 genomic DNA carries:
- the recN gene encoding DNA repair protein RecN, producing the protein MLVDLRIQNYALIEQLELRPSPLLNIITGETGAGKSIMLGAIGLLLGNRADSRMLFHTERKCVIEGQFDITNYQLQDIFESEDLDYDTQCILRREISPSGKSRAFVNDTPVTLDALRKIGANLMDIHSQHDTLLLGDAVFQLNLLDLYANLVPTRTQYGNAYRQYRKLETDLKALEDQSAQASKELDYNSFLLNELEEASLDKEDQDALEQEVKQLEHAEEIKYKLSQALHGLRDSESCATGTMKDASTLLGQVSGYAEAFRELRQRLESCLIELHDIADEVETAERRTEGDPARAEELQARLTVLYNLQRKHQRRDVEGLLETRETLRQKVGSVLNLDKEITRLRKDSDAALKQATAQAAKLSESRRKAFPKFEKELSALLADLGMPHARIVVEHKTGPLSASGSDVVSILFTANKGAQPQTLSKAASGGEFSRLMLCIKYMLADKTALPTIVFDEIDTGISGEIAVKVGRMMQQMAHKHQLVAISHLPQMAAAGDTHYFVYKEDRADRTVSRIRQLSPEDRIKEIAHMIAGAKPSENALQSARELLALRGEEVVG; encoded by the coding sequence ATGTTAGTCGATTTACGCATTCAGAATTACGCCCTTATCGAGCAGCTGGAGCTGCGGCCTTCGCCGCTACTCAATATTATTACCGGCGAAACCGGGGCGGGTAAGTCCATCATGCTGGGGGCCATCGGGCTGCTGCTGGGCAACCGGGCCGACTCGCGCATGCTCTTCCACACCGAGCGCAAGTGCGTGATTGAGGGGCAGTTTGATATTACGAACTACCAGCTTCAGGATATTTTTGAGTCGGAAGACCTGGACTACGATACGCAGTGCATTCTGCGGCGCGAAATCAGTCCGTCGGGCAAGTCACGCGCCTTTGTAAATGACACGCCCGTAACGCTCGATGCTCTGCGTAAGATTGGGGCAAACCTCATGGACATTCACTCGCAGCACGATACGCTGCTGCTGGGCGATGCCGTGTTTCAGCTCAACCTGCTCGACCTCTACGCCAACCTCGTGCCCACGCGCACGCAATACGGCAACGCCTACCGCCAGTACCGCAAGCTCGAAACCGACCTCAAGGCGCTGGAGGACCAGTCGGCCCAGGCTAGCAAAGAGCTGGATTACAATAGCTTCCTGCTGAATGAGCTGGAAGAAGCCAGCCTCGACAAGGAAGACCAGGACGCGCTGGAGCAGGAAGTAAAGCAGCTCGAGCACGCCGAGGAAATCAAGTACAAGCTGAGCCAGGCGCTGCACGGCCTGCGCGACAGCGAAAGCTGCGCCACCGGCACCATGAAGGACGCCTCGACGCTGCTAGGGCAGGTATCGGGCTATGCGGAGGCGTTCCGCGAGCTGCGCCAGCGCCTGGAAAGCTGCCTGATTGAGCTGCACGACATTGCCGACGAGGTCGAAACCGCCGAGCGCCGCACCGAGGGCGACCCCGCCCGCGCCGAGGAGCTGCAGGCGCGCCTCACTGTGCTCTATAACCTGCAGCGCAAGCACCAGCGCCGCGACGTGGAGGGCCTGCTCGAAACCCGCGAAACGCTACGCCAGAAAGTAGGCTCGGTGCTGAACCTGGACAAGGAAATTACGCGCCTGCGCAAAGACTCGGATGCCGCTCTGAAGCAGGCTACCGCCCAGGCCGCCAAGCTGTCGGAGAGCCGCCGCAAGGCCTTCCCCAAGTTTGAAAAGGAGCTGAGCGCCCTGCTGGCCGACCTCGGCATGCCGCACGCCCGCATCGTGGTCGAGCACAAAACCGGCCCGCTCTCGGCCAGCGGCTCCGACGTGGTGAGCATTCTATTCACGGCTAATAAAGGCGCCCAGCCCCAGACGCTGAGCAAGGCTGCCTCAGGGGGCGAGTTCTCGCGTTTGATGCTGTGCATCAAGTATATGCTGGCCGATAAAACGGCGCTGCCGACGATAGTTTTCGACGAGATTGACACCGGCATCAGCGGCGAGATTGCCGTGAAAGTGGGCCGCATGATGCAGCAGATGGCGCACAAGCACCAGCTGGTGGCCATTTCGCACCTGCCGCAGATGGCGGCGGCCGGCGACACCCACTACTTCGTGTACAAGGAAGACCGCGCCGACCGCACCGTGAGCCGCATCCGGCAGCTCTCGCCCGAAGACCGCATCAAGGAAATTGCGCACATGATTGCGGGCGCCAAGCCTAGCGAAAACGCGCTGCAAAGCGCCCGCGAGTTGCTGGCCTTACGTGGGGAAGAAGTAGTGGGGTAA
- a CDS encoding OstA-like protein, translating into MPLSRFFLYLLFLLPLGAAWAQHRPAAAPRPAAPGPRPQPVKGTPVDLQNAGKLSGGDFNGVKIRKLLGNVIFKQQDVLLYCDSAYQYLDRNEIEAFSNVRIVQSDTMTITGDRGFYDGNKRTARMTGQVVTMRDPRMTLTTTALDYDLTRKTAFYTVGGHIVDPKNTLDSQQGFYDTNSKVFVFKRDVHLVSLDEQGQPTDLRNDTLTFNTSTKIAYFDGPTRIKSTQGDLYAEKGTYNTVTRVSNFARKAQIETPGYLLGGDVLVYDQVKLYGVATGHVSLISKKDNLVLRGDQGRYWRALGRTKLFGARPVVRNISGKDTLYLAADTLLSIESRVGRASQRPILYAWPKVQIFRGKMQGRCDSLTYDRQDSIIYLNRDPVIWQAHNQLTADSMNLRFKHGQLDRASLFANAFAIQQDTVQDYNQVKGRTMVAYFRRSQLARINVLGNAESLYFTLEGDSSMSGMNKSFSASMTLRFADNKIKQLTWLTNPEASYTPVHELKPADKELKGFRWRPTERPTRRVVFGKHFAADIKRAKPKTKAKPKATKTKPKARSRSKVKPATAPKNPPAKPLGRPAPAPPAAIATPR; encoded by the coding sequence ATGCCGCTGTCCCGCTTTTTCCTATACCTGCTTTTCTTGCTGCCGCTAGGTGCCGCGTGGGCCCAACACCGGCCGGCTGCCGCCCCCCGGCCCGCCGCGCCCGGCCCGCGCCCCCAGCCCGTGAAGGGCACGCCCGTCGACCTACAAAATGCCGGTAAGCTGAGCGGCGGCGACTTCAACGGCGTGAAAATCCGTAAGCTGCTCGGCAACGTCATCTTCAAGCAGCAGGACGTACTGCTGTACTGCGACTCGGCTTATCAATATCTCGACCGCAATGAGATTGAGGCGTTTAGCAACGTGCGTATTGTGCAGAGCGATACCATGACCATCACCGGCGACCGTGGCTTTTATGACGGCAACAAGCGCACGGCCCGCATGACCGGCCAGGTCGTAACCATGCGCGACCCGCGCATGACGCTCACTACCACGGCCCTCGATTATGACCTGACCCGCAAAACGGCCTTCTATACCGTGGGTGGGCACATCGTGGACCCCAAGAATACCCTCGATAGTCAACAGGGGTTCTACGATACCAATAGCAAAGTCTTTGTCTTCAAGCGCGATGTGCACCTGGTTTCGCTCGACGAGCAGGGCCAGCCCACCGACCTGCGCAACGATACGCTGACCTTTAATACGAGCACTAAAATTGCCTACTTCGACGGCCCCACCCGCATTAAAAGCACGCAGGGCGACCTCTACGCCGAAAAGGGGACTTATAACACCGTGACGCGGGTATCCAACTTTGCCCGCAAGGCCCAGATTGAAACGCCGGGCTACCTGCTGGGGGGCGACGTGCTGGTGTATGACCAGGTGAAGCTCTACGGCGTGGCGACGGGCCACGTCTCGCTCATTTCCAAGAAGGATAACCTAGTGCTGCGCGGCGACCAGGGCCGCTACTGGCGGGCGCTGGGCCGCACCAAGCTGTTTGGCGCCCGGCCGGTGGTGCGCAACATTTCGGGTAAGGACACGCTCTACCTGGCCGCCGATACGCTGCTCAGCATAGAGTCGCGGGTGGGGCGGGCTAGCCAGCGGCCCATTTTGTACGCCTGGCCTAAGGTGCAGATTTTCAGGGGTAAGATGCAGGGACGCTGCGACTCGCTCACCTACGACCGCCAGGATAGTATTATTTACCTGAACCGTGACCCGGTAATCTGGCAGGCCCATAACCAGCTCACCGCCGACTCGATGAACCTGCGCTTTAAACACGGCCAGCTCGACCGGGCTAGCCTGTTTGCCAATGCCTTTGCCATTCAGCAGGATACCGTGCAGGACTACAACCAGGTGAAGGGCCGCACGATGGTGGCCTACTTCCGGCGCAGTCAACTGGCCCGCATCAACGTGCTCGGCAACGCCGAGAGCCTGTATTTTACTCTGGAAGGCGATTCCAGCATGAGCGGTATGAATAAGTCGTTTTCGGCCTCAATGACACTGCGCTTTGCCGATAATAAAATCAAGCAGCTCACCTGGCTCACCAACCCCGAAGCCAGCTACACGCCGGTGCACGAGCTCAAACCAGCTGATAAAGAGCTGAAAGGCTTCCGCTGGCGGCCCACCGAGCGGCCCACCCGGCGCGTAGTTTTTGGCAAGCATTTCGCCGCCGATATCAAGCGCGCCAAGCCCAAAACCAAAGCCAAGCCTAAAGCCACAAAAACGAAGCCCAAAGCCCGGTCCCGTTCGAAAGTCAAGCCAGCCACTGCCCCCAAAAACCCGCCGGCCAAGCCCCTGGGCCGGCCCGCGCCTGCGCCGCCGGCGGCGATTGCAACCCCCCGCTAG
- a CDS encoding enoyl-ACP reductase — protein sequence MSNNLLAGKVGIISGALNSQSIAWKVAQKAHEQGARIVLTNAPLAMRMGEIKALAAEIDAPIIPADATSIEELGTLFTEAQSHFGGKIDFLLHSIGMSANIRKGKSYGDLDYKFFQQTLDVSALSLHKMLAVAEKQDAFNEWGSVVALSYIAAQRAFLDYTDMAQAKAVLESIARSYGQRLGHLKQVRVNTVSQSPTKTTAGTGISGFNAFYEYANKMSPLGNAPAEACADYCVALFSDLTRYVTMQNLMHDGGFSSTGISQAMADLMEKTGE from the coding sequence ATGTCTAACAACCTGCTTGCCGGCAAAGTCGGCATCATCTCCGGCGCTCTCAACTCGCAGTCTATTGCTTGGAAAGTAGCCCAGAAAGCCCATGAACAAGGTGCGCGCATCGTGCTCACCAACGCCCCGCTAGCCATGCGGATGGGCGAAATCAAGGCCCTGGCCGCCGAGATTGACGCGCCCATTATTCCGGCCGATGCCACGTCGATAGAGGAATTGGGGACGCTCTTTACGGAAGCACAGAGCCACTTTGGTGGCAAAATCGACTTTTTGCTGCACTCGATTGGCATGAGTGCCAACATCCGTAAAGGCAAGAGCTATGGCGACTTGGACTACAAGTTTTTCCAGCAGACGCTCGACGTATCGGCCCTGTCGCTGCACAAGATGCTGGCGGTGGCCGAAAAGCAGGATGCCTTCAACGAATGGGGTAGCGTGGTGGCCCTCAGCTACATCGCGGCCCAGCGCGCGTTTCTCGACTACACCGACATGGCGCAGGCCAAAGCCGTGCTCGAAAGCATTGCCCGCAGCTACGGCCAGCGGCTAGGCCACCTCAAGCAGGTGCGCGTGAATACGGTGTCGCAGTCGCCCACCAAAACCACGGCCGGCACCGGCATTTCGGGCTTCAACGCGTTTTACGAGTACGCCAACAAGATGTCGCCGCTCGGCAACGCGCCCGCCGAGGCCTGCGCCGACTATTGCGTAGCGCTCTTCTCGGACCTGACCCGCTACGTGACCATGCAAAACCTCATGCACGACGGCGGCTTCAGCAGCACCGGCATCTCGCAGGCAATGGCCGACCTGATGGAGAAAACCGGCGAGTAA
- a CDS encoding DNA-directed RNA polymerase subunit omega, with the protein MKTPASASIITRNLADITTDNNNVYEAISIISKRANQLSVKLKEELTDRLAEFATTVDNLEEVFENREQIEISKQYERQPKPTSQAIEEFIAGELHYETPEAAPVIIPRELF; encoded by the coding sequence ATGAAGACCCCCGCTTCTGCCTCCATCATCACCCGCAACCTGGCCGACATTACTACGGACAACAACAACGTGTACGAGGCGATTTCCATCATCTCGAAGCGCGCCAACCAACTGTCGGTGAAGCTGAAAGAAGAGCTGACCGACCGCTTGGCCGAGTTTGCCACTACCGTCGATAACCTCGAAGAAGTATTCGAAAACCGCGAGCAGATTGAAATCAGCAAGCAGTACGAGCGCCAGCCCAAGCCCACCAGCCAGGCCATCGAGGAGTTCATCGCTGGCGAGCTGCACTACGAAACGCCCGAGGCCGCGCCCGTTATCATTCCCCGCGAGCTGTTCTAA
- the tilS gene encoding tRNA lysidine(34) synthetase TilS, giving the protein MLDQVRQFITDNKLFDLETDAVLVAVSGGLDSVVLLDVLHRLGVSLAVAHGHFGLRGAEADADEQFVRKLAKQYEAPYFAEFFQTKAFAEREGISTQMAARLLRYRWFEQVRAANGYAAIATGHHRRDQAETMLLNLTHGTGLAGLHGIQAKNGHIIRPLLGQAKDDLYDYLVENRLIWREDASNDSPVYQRNRLRQQVLPVLREINPNLDNTLAATAERVGGAEEIVRRYVADTAAQARRDAPEATYFSIATLQNTAATTLVLHELLRPFGFSWPVTKEIVASLGGLSGKQFDSPTHRLVKDRDQLVITPRRLAQYGTFQLAENQEDLLADGLRLRATTHDGAGYDIPRSRSTAALDIDKLKFPLTLRRWREGDAFMPLGLKGKKLVSDFLIDQKVPLNLKDEVRVLTSADGKICWVVGFRVDERFKVEEATERVLAVQRL; this is encoded by the coding sequence ATGCTCGACCAGGTTCGCCAATTCATTACTGATAACAAGCTTTTCGACCTCGAAACTGATGCCGTGCTGGTGGCCGTGAGCGGCGGCCTCGACTCGGTGGTGCTGCTCGACGTGCTGCACCGGCTAGGGGTGTCGCTGGCCGTGGCGCACGGACACTTTGGCCTACGCGGCGCCGAGGCCGACGCCGACGAGCAGTTTGTGCGCAAGCTGGCCAAGCAGTACGAGGCGCCCTACTTCGCCGAGTTTTTCCAGACCAAAGCTTTTGCCGAGCGCGAGGGCATCTCGACCCAGATGGCGGCCCGATTGCTGCGCTACCGCTGGTTTGAGCAGGTGCGCGCGGCCAACGGCTACGCCGCCATCGCTACCGGCCACCACCGCCGCGACCAGGCCGAGACGATGCTGCTCAACCTCACGCACGGCACCGGGCTAGCCGGCCTGCACGGCATTCAGGCCAAAAATGGCCACATCATCCGCCCCCTGCTAGGCCAGGCCAAAGACGATTTGTACGATTACCTGGTCGAAAATCGCCTCATCTGGCGCGAGGATGCCTCCAACGACAGCCCCGTGTACCAGCGCAACCGCCTGCGCCAGCAGGTGCTGCCGGTGCTGCGCGAAATCAATCCCAACCTCGACAACACCCTGGCCGCCACCGCCGAGCGCGTGGGCGGCGCCGAAGAAATCGTGCGTCGCTACGTGGCCGACACCGCCGCCCAGGCCCGCCGCGACGCGCCCGAGGCCACGTACTTCAGCATTGCCACGCTTCAGAACACGGCCGCTACCACCCTGGTGCTACACGAGCTGCTGCGGCCCTTTGGCTTTTCGTGGCCCGTGACCAAGGAAATCGTGGCTAGCCTCGGTGGCCTCTCGGGCAAGCAGTTCGACTCGCCCACCCACCGCCTAGTTAAGGACCGCGACCAGCTCGTTATCACGCCGCGCCGGCTAGCCCAGTACGGCACCTTCCAGCTCGCCGAAAACCAAGAAGACCTGCTGGCCGATGGCCTGCGCCTGCGCGCCACCACCCACGACGGCGCGGGCTACGATATTCCGCGCTCGCGCAGCACGGCGGCGCTGGATATCGACAAGCTCAAATTCCCGCTCACGCTGCGCCGCTGGCGCGAGGGCGACGCATTTATGCCGCTGGGCCTGAAAGGCAAGAAGCTAGTCAGCGACTTCCTCATCGACCAGAAAGTGCCGCTCAATCTCAAAGATGAGGTGCGCGTACTGACCTCGGCCGACGGCAAAATCTGCTGGGTGGTGGGCTTCCGCGTCGATGAGCGCTTTAAGGTGGAGGAAGCCACGGAGCGCGTGCTGGCCGTGCAGCGGCTGTGA
- a CDS encoding DUF4835 family protein, producing MRKIFALFCLLASLAARPGQAQELNAQVAISLENVTITDPTLVAQLQKDMMAFLNTRTWTRQTYRSEERIKLRMFVGITAIPQNGTYQATMRLIATRPVYGTGYETNLLSINDRSFNFIYTPQIQLDYSPSNFVNNLSSLLAFYAYMVIGTDQDTFSRLGGSTYYDQARNILQYSANQTLTNEADEGWRDTSSRNRYWLLNNLTDPQLEAFRTGLYAYYRQGMDIFIEKPDEARTSILAALTGIQKANAVRPSTLFVRAFFDAKADEITNIFRTSTDSQQKQQLIALLTDVDPGNLTKYQTVLNR from the coding sequence ATGCGTAAGATTTTCGCCCTTTTCTGCTTGCTGGCTAGCCTGGCTGCCCGGCCCGGCCAGGCGCAGGAGCTGAATGCCCAGGTTGCCATCTCGTTGGAAAACGTGACGATAACCGACCCCACGCTGGTGGCACAGCTGCAGAAGGACATGATGGCCTTCCTCAATACCCGCACTTGGACGCGCCAGACTTATCGGTCCGAAGAGCGCATCAAGCTGCGCATGTTTGTGGGCATCACCGCCATTCCGCAGAATGGCACCTACCAGGCTACTATGCGCCTCATTGCCACCCGGCCGGTGTACGGCACCGGCTATGAAACCAACTTATTGAGTATCAACGACCGGAGTTTTAATTTTATTTACACTCCTCAAATTCAGCTGGACTATTCGCCCAGCAACTTCGTTAACAACCTCTCGTCGCTGCTGGCTTTCTACGCCTACATGGTCATTGGCACCGACCAGGATACCTTTTCGCGGCTCGGAGGCAGCACCTACTACGACCAGGCGCGAAATATACTGCAATACTCAGCCAACCAAACACTTACTAACGAAGCTGACGAAGGCTGGCGCGATACGAGCTCGCGCAACCGCTACTGGCTGCTCAATAACCTCACCGACCCGCAGCTCGAAGCCTTCCGCACCGGTTTGTATGCCTACTACCGGCAGGGAATGGATATTTTCATCGAGAAGCCCGATGAGGCACGCACGTCTATCCTGGCGGCGCTCACCGGCATTCAAAAAGCTAATGCAGTGCGCCCGAGTACGCTATTTGTGCGGGCTTTCTTTGATGCCAAGGCCGATGAGATTACCAATATTTTCCGCACCAGCACCGACTCGCAGCAGAAGCAGCAACTTATCGCCTTGCTGACGGACGTAGACCCTGGCAACCTGACAAAATATCAAACTGTCTTGAATCGCTGA
- a CDS encoding outer membrane protein assembly factor BamD → MRFSRLITAALLTGTLSLGSCTGYQKLLKNGSVNEKYEAAIKYYDKGDFFRSGTLLEELIPLLKGRPEAEKAQFYFANTNYKQRNYVLSAYYFKQFIDTYPNSPQVEEASFLRAKSLYRDSPGYELDQTNTITAVETIQDFLNTYPASPFKAEAESMSQELQKKLENKAFQSAKLYYALRYNQAAVTSLGNFVVQYPGSVYSEQADYIRLQAQYAWAKESIEAKQRERFVDAVAFYQHFVDTYPQSKNLRLAQTMYDDSRAELERLKSIPEAQAAAQAVVDQPNAAAPAAPAAPKSSSGKGGRRGR, encoded by the coding sequence ATGCGATTCTCCCGTTTGATTACTGCGGCCCTGCTCACCGGCACCCTTTCGCTAGGGTCTTGCACGGGCTACCAAAAACTGCTCAAGAACGGCAGTGTGAATGAGAAGTATGAGGCCGCCATCAAGTACTACGACAAGGGCGATTTCTTCCGCTCGGGCACGCTGCTCGAAGAGCTAATTCCGCTGCTCAAGGGCCGCCCCGAAGCCGAGAAGGCGCAGTTTTACTTCGCCAACACCAACTACAAGCAGCGCAACTACGTGCTGAGCGCTTACTACTTCAAGCAGTTTATCGACACCTACCCCAACTCGCCGCAGGTGGAGGAGGCGTCGTTTTTGCGGGCCAAGTCGCTCTACCGCGATTCGCCGGGCTACGAGCTCGACCAGACCAATACCATTACGGCGGTCGAAACCATCCAGGACTTTCTCAACACCTACCCGGCCAGCCCGTTTAAGGCCGAGGCGGAGAGTATGTCGCAGGAACTGCAGAAAAAACTGGAAAACAAAGCTTTTCAGAGTGCGAAGCTGTACTACGCGCTGCGCTACAACCAGGCGGCCGTGACGTCGCTCGGCAACTTTGTGGTGCAATATCCCGGCTCGGTGTATAGCGAGCAGGCCGACTACATTCGCCTTCAGGCACAGTATGCCTGGGCCAAAGAAAGCATCGAGGCGAAGCAGCGCGAGCGCTTTGTCGATGCCGTAGCTTTTTACCAGCACTTTGTCGATACCTATCCGCAGAGCAAAAACCTGCGCCTGGCCCAAACCATGTACGACGACAGCCGCGCCGAGCTGGAGCGTCTCAAGAGCATCCCCGAAGCCCAGGCCGCGGCTCAGGCAGTGGTTGACCAACCCAATGCCGCCGCGCCCGCCGCGCCCGCCGCGCCCAAATCTTCGTCGGGCAAGGGCGGCCGTCGCGGCCGCTAG
- a CDS encoding M20/M25/M40 family metallo-hydrolase — protein MQTLFLTLAAASLLAVPAVAQTPAPEKLDAAALAKIKDEGLNRSKVMETAFYLTDVCGPRLAGSEGLARANAWTKKRLTDYGLANANVEAWGDFGRGWDIDKSYVAMTAPYYHALIGVPKAWTPSTAGSLRRQVAYVNVKEEADFAKYKGQLRDKIVVLPVATPPQPNFEPDAKRLTADDLQKLTEAPAGGGAPTAANRPAEANPEARRAAMLAARELRQKLGDMLMAEGTAAILSPGRGSDGTVFTTNGAPYAADAKPVLPELEMSSEDQLRLIRLVEAGIPVEVELETKTHFQAQDLKGYNVVAEIPGTDKKLKGEVVMLGGHLDSWHAATGATDNAAGVAVMMEAVRILKASGLKPRRTIRIALWGEEEEGLHGSRNYVKNHFADPATMMLKPDHEKLAAYFNLDNGAGKIRGIYAQGNEAVKPIFTAWLAPFADMGASTVTLRNTGSTDHIAFDAVGLPGFQFIQDGLDYFARTHHSNQDTYDRLVADDLKQASVVVASFAYNAAMRDQKLPRKPLPAAVKPQ, from the coding sequence ATGCAAACTCTTTTCCTTACCCTCGCCGCCGCTAGCCTGCTGGCAGTGCCCGCCGTAGCCCAAACGCCCGCCCCCGAAAAGCTCGACGCCGCCGCCCTGGCCAAAATCAAAGACGAGGGCCTAAACCGCTCGAAGGTGATGGAAACTGCCTTTTACCTCACCGATGTGTGCGGCCCGCGTCTGGCGGGCTCCGAAGGCCTGGCCCGCGCCAACGCCTGGACCAAAAAGCGCCTCACCGACTACGGCCTGGCCAACGCTAATGTCGAAGCCTGGGGGGACTTCGGCCGCGGCTGGGACATCGACAAGAGCTACGTGGCCATGACGGCGCCCTACTACCACGCCCTCATCGGCGTGCCCAAGGCCTGGACGCCCAGCACCGCTGGCAGCCTGCGCAGGCAAGTGGCCTACGTGAATGTAAAGGAGGAAGCTGACTTTGCTAAGTATAAGGGCCAGCTGCGCGATAAAATCGTGGTGCTGCCGGTAGCTACGCCGCCCCAGCCCAACTTCGAGCCCGACGCCAAGCGCCTCACTGCCGACGACTTGCAAAAGCTCACCGAAGCGCCCGCCGGGGGCGGTGCCCCCACCGCCGCCAACCGCCCCGCCGAGGCCAATCCCGAAGCCCGCCGCGCCGCCATGCTCGCCGCCCGCGAGCTGCGCCAAAAGCTGGGCGACATGCTTATGGCTGAGGGCACCGCCGCCATCCTCAGCCCCGGCCGCGGCTCCGACGGCACCGTTTTCACCACCAACGGCGCGCCTTACGCCGCCGATGCCAAGCCGGTACTGCCCGAGCTGGAAATGTCGAGCGAGGACCAGCTGCGCCTCATCCGCCTCGTGGAAGCCGGCATCCCGGTCGAAGTAGAGCTGGAAACCAAAACCCATTTCCAGGCTCAGGACCTGAAAGGCTACAACGTGGTGGCCGAGATTCCGGGTACCGACAAGAAGCTCAAAGGTGAAGTGGTCATGCTCGGCGGCCACCTCGACTCGTGGCACGCCGCCACCGGCGCTACCGACAACGCCGCCGGCGTGGCCGTGATGATGGAGGCCGTGCGTATTCTGAAGGCTAGCGGCCTCAAGCCGCGCCGCACCATCCGCATTGCGCTGTGGGGCGAGGAGGAGGAAGGCCTGCACGGCTCGCGCAACTACGTGAAAAACCACTTCGCCGACCCCGCCACGATGATGCTCAAGCCCGACCACGAGAAGCTGGCCGCGTACTTCAATCTCGATAACGGTGCGGGTAAAATCCGCGGTATCTACGCCCAAGGCAACGAGGCCGTGAAGCCCATTTTCACCGCCTGGCTAGCCCCCTTCGCCGACATGGGTGCCAGCACCGTGACGCTGCGCAACACCGGCAGCACCGACCACATCGCCTTCGATGCCGTGGGTTTGCCCGGTTTCCAGTTCATCCAGGACGGCCTCGACTACTTCGCCCGCACTCACCACTCCAACCAGGATACCTACGACCGCCTCGTGGCCGACGACCTTAAGCAAGCCTCGGTTGTGGTAGCCTCATTTGCCTACAACGCTGCCATGCGCGACCAGAAGCTGCCCCGCAAGCCGCTGCCCGCGGCCGTGAAGCCGCAGTAG
- a CDS encoding family 43 glycosylhydrolase, whose product MRTRLLILLLLSSFVHAWGQTFSNPLLPGGADPWAIYHDGSYYYMHTTGRDLTIWKTPNLAQLAQAEKTTIWTPPATGPYSKEIWAPELHFLAGKWYVYFAADNGSNNNHRLYVLENSSPDPTTGKWTLKGQLKTPDDKWAIDGSVFENNGQLYVIWSGWEGDENGRQDIYLARLSNPWTATGPRLRISDPRFGWEQHGLLPRFGPGEPAYVLVNEGPQFLASPSGRVNIVYSASGCWTDFYALGLVWAEPGADLLNPASWHKEPEPVFRAQNVKGTYAAGHNCFFDSPNGKQHWILYHANAEPGQGCGRERTPRMQPFTFAADGTPVFGDPLPLGQELSAPQGAK is encoded by the coding sequence ATGCGCACTCGCCTTCTCATCCTGCTGTTGCTCAGCTCTTTCGTCCACGCCTGGGGCCAGACGTTTTCTAACCCGCTGCTGCCCGGTGGGGCCGACCCGTGGGCCATCTACCACGACGGCAGCTACTACTACATGCACACCACCGGGCGCGACCTCACCATCTGGAAAACGCCCAACTTGGCCCAGCTTGCCCAGGCTGAGAAAACGACTATCTGGACGCCGCCCGCCACCGGGCCGTATTCCAAGGAAATCTGGGCGCCCGAGCTGCATTTTCTGGCCGGCAAATGGTACGTGTACTTCGCCGCCGACAATGGCAGTAATAACAATCACCGCCTCTACGTGCTCGAAAATTCTTCGCCCGACCCCACTACCGGCAAGTGGACGCTGAAAGGCCAGCTTAAAACGCCCGATGACAAGTGGGCCATCGACGGCTCGGTGTTTGAAAACAATGGCCAGCTCTACGTCATCTGGTCGGGCTGGGAGGGCGATGAAAATGGCCGGCAGGACATCTACCTGGCCCGCCTCAGCAACCCCTGGACTGCTACCGGCCCGCGCCTACGCATCTCCGACCCGCGCTTTGGCTGGGAGCAGCACGGCTTGCTACCGCGCTTCGGCCCCGGCGAGCCGGCCTACGTGCTCGTCAATGAAGGCCCGCAATTCCTGGCTAGCCCCAGCGGCCGGGTCAACATCGTGTATTCAGCCAGCGGGTGCTGGACCGACTTCTACGCCCTGGGCCTGGTATGGGCCGAGCCCGGCGCCGACCTGCTCAACCCTGCCTCCTGGCACAAGGAACCCGAGCCCGTATTCCGGGCTCAAAACGTGAAAGGCACCTACGCCGCCGGCCACAACTGCTTTTTCGACTCACCCAACGGCAAGCAGCACTGGATACTCTACCACGCCAATGCCGAGCCCGGCCAGGGCTGCGGCCGCGAGCGCACGCCCCGCATGCAGCCCTTCACCTTTGCTGCCGATGGCACGCCCGTGTTTGGCGACCCGCTGCCGCTGGGCCAGGAATTATCGGCGCCACAAGGGGCAAAATAA